Proteins found in one Streptococcus iniae genomic segment:
- a CDS encoding PTS lactose/cellobiose transporter subunit IIA, translating into MSEPSNLEAIMGLIMYGGEAKGKAVEAIHAARDGYFEEAHHLLQEANQSLTIAHQSQTGLLAQEASGNSVELSLLMVHGQDHMMTALSFIDLAKELVTIYEKMAEQKG; encoded by the coding sequence ATGTCTGAACCATCTAACTTAGAAGCAATCATGGGTCTGATCATGTATGGTGGTGAGGCAAAAGGTAAAGCGGTAGAGGCTATTCATGCAGCTAGAGATGGGTATTTTGAAGAAGCACATCACTTGCTTCAAGAGGCTAACCAATCACTGACCATTGCCCATCAATCTCAGACAGGTTTACTAGCACAGGAGGCATCTGGAAATTCTGTTGAACTCTCCTTATTGATGGTGCACGGTCAAGACCACATGATGACAGCCCTCTCCTTCATTGATCTAGCGAAAGAGCTTGTTACAATTTACGAAAAAATGGCTGAGCAGAAAGGCTAA
- a CDS encoding SPJ_0845 family protein produces the protein MAITHKKNDQLEKMMANFAHIPSFDKPLEVDADGKLIDQKNNQESQN, from the coding sequence ATGGCAATCACACATAAAAAAAATGATCAATTAGAAAAAATGATGGCAAATTTTGCTCATATCCCGAGCTTTGACAAGCCTCTAGAAGTTGATGCTGATGGTAAACTTATTGACCAAAAAAACAATCAGGAAAGTCAAAACTGA
- a CDS encoding response regulator transcription factor, which yields MKKTVLLVDDEEHILRLLDYHLSKEGFSIDTATDGRSALKLAETESYDFILLDIMLPQLDGIEVCKRIRAKNSKTPIMMVSAKGEEFDKVLALELGADDYMTKPFSPRELLARVKAILRRTGKDDSQQEEFGFADQRFLVNDLVIYPERNEVYKEQDLISLTPKEYELLMYLVKHPNMTLTRERLLERIWGYDFGQETRLVDVHIGKLRDKIEDDPKNPEMIKTIRGYGYQFKEMKDATKS from the coding sequence ATGAAAAAGACAGTTTTATTAGTAGACGACGAAGAGCACATCTTACGTTTATTAGACTATCATCTCAGCAAGGAAGGCTTTAGTATTGACACAGCAACAGATGGCAGATCAGCACTAAAATTAGCTGAAACAGAAAGTTATGACTTCATTTTGTTAGACATCATGTTGCCCCAATTGGACGGTATTGAGGTCTGTAAACGTATCAGAGCTAAAAATAGTAAGACCCCTATTATGATGGTATCAGCTAAAGGGGAAGAATTTGACAAGGTCCTAGCCTTAGAACTAGGAGCTGATGATTACATGACAAAACCCTTTAGTCCAAGGGAATTGCTGGCGCGTGTAAAAGCTATTTTAAGACGAACAGGAAAAGACGACAGCCAACAAGAAGAGTTTGGCTTCGCTGACCAGCGATTCTTGGTCAATGACTTGGTCATTTACCCTGAAAGAAATGAAGTTTACAAAGAGCAAGACTTGATTTCCTTAACCCCAAAAGAGTATGAACTGTTAATGTATTTAGTCAAACATCCCAATATGACCTTAACAAGAGAACGACTTTTAGAACGGATTTGGGGGTATGACTTTGGCCAAGAAACACGTTTAGTAGATGTTCATATTGGAAAATTAAGAGACAAAATTGAAGATGATCCTAAAAATCCAGAGATGATTAAAACAATCAGGGGCTATGGCTATCAGTTTAAGGAGATGAAGGATGCTACAAAATCTTAA
- a CDS encoding substrate-binding domain-containing protein, translated as MKMTKMLSLVALSVTAFGLAACGNNSSQSSATSSGKIEVITREDGSGTRGAFTEITGIKKKDKGKEIDNTSKSAVVQNSTEGVISAVSGNPQAVGYISLGLLNDHIKALKVDGVKASSQTVLDGEYPLQRPFNIVFTDQLSGLGKDFVSFIHSKEGQAVVSKNKFVEAKTEVTAYSSQKLSGKLSIVGSTSVAPLMEKLVEAYKKENPDVTIAITANGSSAGITATQEKTADIGMVSRELTPEEGKGLKHDAIALDGIAVVVNKDSKIDAISMKAIADVFTGKVNSWDKVN; from the coding sequence ATGAAAATGACAAAAATGCTTTCTCTCGTAGCCCTTTCAGTAACTGCTTTTGGACTTGCCGCTTGTGGTAACAATAGCAGTCAGTCCTCTGCGACATCATCTGGAAAAATCGAAGTTATCACCCGTGAAGATGGCTCAGGAACACGTGGAGCTTTTACAGAAATTACTGGCATTAAGAAAAAAGATAAGGGCAAAGAGATTGATAACACCTCAAAATCGGCAGTCGTTCAAAATAGTACAGAAGGGGTTATCTCAGCAGTTTCAGGCAATCCACAAGCAGTGGGTTATATTTCCTTAGGGTTATTAAACGATCATATCAAAGCCCTTAAAGTAGACGGTGTTAAAGCAAGTTCACAAACTGTTCTTGATGGAGAATACCCTCTGCAACGTCCCTTTAATATTGTCTTTACAGACCAACTCTCTGGTCTAGGTAAAGATTTTGTAAGCTTTATTCATTCAAAAGAAGGCCAAGCAGTCGTGAGCAAAAACAAATTTGTAGAGGCTAAAACAGAAGTAACAGCATACAGTTCACAAAAATTATCAGGGAAATTGTCAATTGTTGGCTCAACATCAGTTGCACCATTAATGGAAAAATTAGTTGAAGCCTATAAAAAAGAAAATCCAGATGTGACCATAGCCATCACCGCTAATGGCTCATCAGCTGGAATTACAGCAACCCAAGAAAAAACAGCAGATATTGGAATGGTTTCGCGTGAATTGACCCCAGAAGAAGGAAAAGGCTTAAAACATGACGCGATTGCCTTAGATGGAATTGCAGTTGTGGTTAATAAAGATAGCAAAATAGATGCTATTAGCATGAAAGCTATCGCAGATGTCTTTACTGGAAAAGTAAATAGCTGGGATAAAGTAAACTAA
- the pnpS gene encoding two-component system histidine kinase PnpS: MLQNLKQLTALMVLLMMSLGACLFFAQNQWLLVMIGGILLALMSIPLRRLFAWEKQFQAIQAFHFSGSPTFLPDDQGDLRALLQQLSQMTKQLKEEKAKGHQLSDNLEALLSHLTMGILLVDANKEILLQSASLPHFFPGGQAPFKEFSDISRMDIKALITEVFDCKESRKKELKGFHDDDLILEVTAVPILNLGNSLDQVLVLIYDLTTIRTYEKLNLDFVTNASHELRTPVTSIKGFAETVKGMPEDESDLKNEFLDIIYNESLRLEHIVEHMLTLSKVKKTQLQESSFSLNTFLHYMANSIKPQIEAKQLHLFFDLSEDITLKTDKYLLSQMVLNLLTNAVRYTDEGGSITISSQCLQKSIALSISDTGIGISQLEIDRIFERFYRVNKGRSRQSGGTGLGLSIVKELSQLLGGQVSVKSQLGRGSQFTLEFPKELIEI; encoded by the coding sequence ATGCTACAAAATCTTAAACAGTTAACAGCTTTAATGGTCCTACTGATGATGAGTTTAGGAGCCTGTCTATTTTTTGCTCAAAATCAATGGCTACTAGTCATGATAGGGGGGATACTTCTTGCTTTAATGAGCATTCCCTTAAGGCGATTATTTGCTTGGGAAAAGCAATTTCAAGCTATTCAAGCCTTTCATTTTTCAGGCTCTCCTACTTTTCTCCCAGATGATCAAGGTGATCTGAGAGCACTTTTACAGCAGCTTAGCCAGATGACAAAGCAACTAAAAGAAGAGAAAGCAAAAGGTCATCAACTATCTGATAACTTAGAAGCTTTGCTATCTCACCTAACCATGGGAATTCTCTTAGTAGATGCTAATAAGGAGATTTTACTACAGAGTGCCTCATTGCCTCATTTTTTTCCAGGAGGGCAAGCGCCATTCAAAGAGTTTTCTGATATTAGCCGCATGGATATCAAGGCTTTGATTACAGAGGTTTTTGATTGCAAAGAAAGTCGGAAAAAAGAGCTTAAAGGTTTTCATGATGACGATTTGATTTTAGAAGTGACAGCAGTACCAATTCTTAATTTAGGAAATAGCCTTGATCAAGTTTTGGTCCTGATTTATGACTTAACCACTATCAGAACCTATGAAAAACTTAATTTGGATTTTGTGACAAATGCTTCGCACGAATTACGGACCCCTGTGACCTCAATTAAAGGATTTGCTGAGACTGTTAAAGGCATGCCAGAGGATGAAAGTGACTTAAAAAATGAGTTTTTAGATATTATTTACAATGAAAGTCTTCGTCTTGAGCATATTGTCGAACATATGTTAACCCTATCAAAAGTTAAAAAAACACAGCTTCAAGAGTCTTCTTTTTCCTTAAATACCTTTTTGCATTATATGGCTAATAGTATTAAACCTCAAATAGAGGCTAAACAACTCCACTTATTCTTTGACTTATCTGAAGATATAACGCTTAAAACAGATAAGTATTTATTATCCCAAATGGTCTTGAATCTTTTAACCAATGCTGTTAGGTACACCGATGAGGGGGGAAGTATTACCATTTCCAGTCAATGTTTGCAAAAGAGCATTGCTTTAAGCATCTCAGATACTGGAATAGGTATTAGTCAATTGGAAATTGATCGTATTTTTGAACGCTTTTATCGAGTCAATAAAGGGCGTAGCCGTCAGAGTGGCGGAACAGGTCTAGGTTTATCTATTGTCAAAGAGCTTAGTCAGCTTTTAGGAGGACAAGTCAGTGTTAAAAGCCAGCTTGGTAGAGGCAGTCAGTTTACCTTAGAATTTCCAAAAGAACTTATTGAAATATAA
- a CDS encoding PTS sugar transporter subunit IIC, giving the protein MSHFSDKFMEISGKMGSQRHLVAIRDSFISMMPITMAGSVAVLLNVFLRDIPTNMKWTGFATAMKPIIDINGYVYFGTIGIMALVFAFALGYHLSIMHKVNPLAGGLISFAAFVSTIPQTLTIATPLTDANASLLSGLKDLGLTVTKGNGVSNLEVSQWGAIALKYAGATGLFTALFVGFLATFVYAALTKRHIIIKMPDTVPPAVNKAFAAIIPGTAAIYVTSIVAYLIFAMSGMALNDLISKFIQVPLLGLSQGLGSVIILTFLVQLLWFFGIHGHNVLAPILDGVYLVALTENTAAYNSAHSAAHLPYLWTRGSFDAYAQMGGSGVTLAFIIAIFLFSKREEHKTVAKLSAPMGIFNINEPITFGIPIVLNPSFAIPWLITPPICATIAYLATAAGLIPPVFTPVPWITPPVLYAFLATGGNLMAALVSLFNLFVAFLIWTPFVISANKERASDS; this is encoded by the coding sequence ATGTCACATTTTTCTGATAAGTTTATGGAAATTTCAGGGAAAATGGGATCACAACGGCACCTGGTAGCTATTCGTGATTCTTTTATCTCAATGATGCCAATTACTATGGCAGGGTCTGTCGCAGTATTATTGAATGTCTTTTTACGGGATATTCCAACTAACATGAAGTGGACTGGGTTTGCTACAGCGATGAAACCAATCATTGACATTAATGGTTATGTCTATTTTGGGACAATTGGGATTATGGCTCTTGTCTTTGCTTTTGCACTTGGTTACCACCTTTCAATCATGCACAAGGTTAATCCTTTGGCAGGTGGCCTCATTTCATTTGCTGCTTTTGTTTCAACCATTCCTCAAACTTTGACAATAGCAACACCGCTTACGGATGCTAATGCTAGTTTGCTTTCTGGCTTAAAAGATTTGGGATTGACAGTAACAAAAGGAAATGGTGTTTCGAATTTAGAAGTCAGTCAGTGGGGAGCGATTGCTCTTAAATATGCTGGTGCAACAGGCCTCTTTACGGCTCTCTTTGTAGGATTCTTGGCAACTTTTGTTTATGCGGCACTGACAAAACGCCATATCATTATTAAGATGCCTGACACGGTACCACCTGCAGTTAATAAAGCCTTTGCAGCTATTATTCCTGGAACAGCAGCCATCTATGTTACTTCAATTGTAGCCTACCTTATCTTTGCCATGTCAGGTATGGCACTTAATGATTTGATTTCAAAATTTATCCAAGTGCCATTGCTAGGTCTCTCCCAAGGTTTGGGCTCTGTTATCATCTTAACCTTCTTGGTTCAGCTCTTATGGTTCTTTGGTATTCATGGTCACAATGTTTTAGCACCAATTCTTGATGGTGTTTACTTAGTAGCACTTACTGAAAATACAGCTGCTTATAATAGTGCTCATAGTGCAGCACATTTACCTTACTTATGGACACGTGGCTCTTTTGATGCCTATGCTCAAATGGGCGGTTCAGGGGTGACACTTGCATTTATTATTGCTATATTTCTTTTCTCAAAACGGGAAGAACATAAAACTGTTGCAAAATTGTCTGCCCCAATGGGGATTTTTAACATCAATGAACCAATCACATTTGGTATTCCTATTGTTTTGAATCCAAGCTTTGCTATTCCGTGGTTAATCACACCTCCTATTTGCGCGACAATTGCCTATCTGGCAACAGCAGCAGGACTTATTCCGCCAGTTTTTACACCTGTTCCATGGATTACTCCACCAGTCTTATATGCATTTTTAGCAACAGGTGGTAATCTTATGGCTGCTTTAGTTTCTCTTTTTAACTTGTTTGTAGCCTTTCTCATTTGGACACCCTTTGTTATCTCAGCTAACAAAGAAAGAGCGAGTGATAGCTAA
- a CDS encoding VOC family protein: MKVSIEHIGLWVNNLEAMKEFYCQYFEAQATKRYHNPKTGFSSYFLNFGQGTRLELMHKEGLNKQDHNQFGLAHLAFSLGSREKVDAFAYAMQDKGYPIENGPRTTGDGYYEAVITDPEGNKIEVTI; the protein is encoded by the coding sequence ATGAAGGTTTCTATTGAACATATTGGACTATGGGTAAATAATCTTGAAGCTATGAAAGAGTTTTATTGTCAGTATTTTGAAGCGCAAGCAACAAAACGATATCACAATCCCAAAACAGGATTTTCTTCTTATTTTTTAAATTTTGGTCAAGGGACTCGATTAGAGTTAATGCACAAAGAAGGGCTTAATAAGCAAGACCACAATCAGTTTGGGCTGGCCCACTTGGCTTTTAGCCTTGGCTCAAGAGAAAAGGTTGATGCCTTTGCTTATGCCATGCAAGACAAAGGTTACCCAATCGAAAATGGTCCTAGAACAACAGGAGATGGCTATTATGAAGCAGTTATCACAGACCCAGAAGGAAACAAAATTGAAGTGACCATTTAA
- a CDS encoding PTS sugar transporter subunit IIB, producing the protein MKHIMLVCNAGMSTSMLVTKMQKAAEEEGLEADIWAVPVSEADAEVAAKPVDVLLLGPQVKFLLKDYKAKYEPEIKVDAINMADYGLMNGAKVLETAFKMMED; encoded by the coding sequence ATGAAACACATTATGTTAGTTTGCAATGCAGGTATGTCAACCAGTATGTTGGTAACAAAAATGCAAAAAGCAGCCGAAGAAGAGGGGCTTGAAGCAGATATTTGGGCAGTTCCAGTTTCAGAAGCTGATGCAGAAGTAGCAGCTAAACCAGTTGACGTTCTTCTGTTAGGGCCTCAGGTTAAATTCTTATTGAAAGACTATAAAGCAAAATATGAGCCAGAAATTAAAGTTGATGCTATCAATATGGCAGATTACGGACTGATGAATGGTGCTAAAGTGCTTGAAACAGCTTTTAAAATGATGGAGGACTGA
- a CDS encoding NAD-dependent epimerase/dehydratase family protein, producing the protein MNILVVGGSGFLGRHLIEELLKKGHRVSYLSRHPGDGALFASDKLSYIKGDLLKEDEIVLEDDWFDLLINCVGAIKPSELNKLNIVALKACISLCQSYSIPKMVFISANAGYPAYLKSKRKAEDLIQTSGLRYLIVRPGLLYGGNRKASRIQANCLQLLDPLPFIHHFTSMIYPLKVSDVAITISDTITRFPEQKLLTLEDLRGKTSA; encoded by the coding sequence ATGAACATATTAGTTGTAGGCGGCAGTGGTTTTCTTGGCAGACACTTGATTGAAGAGTTGCTTAAAAAAGGGCATCGGGTAAGTTATCTTTCGAGGCATCCAGGAGACGGGGCACTCTTTGCCTCAGATAAGTTATCTTATATTAAAGGCGATTTACTTAAAGAAGATGAGATTGTCTTAGAAGATGATTGGTTTGACCTTCTTATTAATTGTGTTGGGGCCATTAAACCAAGTGAGCTAAACAAGTTAAATATAGTTGCTCTTAAAGCTTGCATAAGTCTTTGCCAATCCTATAGCATTCCTAAAATGGTTTTTATTTCTGCAAATGCTGGCTACCCTGCTTATCTCAAAAGCAAAAGGAAAGCAGAAGACCTTATTCAAACAAGTGGGCTAAGGTATCTTATTGTAAGACCTGGCTTGCTTTATGGAGGAAACCGCAAAGCTTCACGGATTCAAGCTAACTGTTTGCAACTGCTTGATCCTCTCCCTTTCATTCATCACTTTACCAGTATGATTTACCCTTTGAAGGTTAGTGATGTTGCAATTACCATATCTGATACCATTACAAGATTCCCTGAGCAAAAACTTTTGACATTAGAAGACTTAAGAGGAAAAACGTCAGCTTAA
- a CDS encoding BglG family transcription antiterminator, whose amino-acid sequence MLSKKEMAIVAFLLSRERSYVSSGTLANELGSSDRTIRKYLKNIIAILPEYGARINSKQGYGYCMTIERPMEFDMFWQETIRTKKRLDDVTQLEEAVDREYYLLNKLCFEDAVQDFASLCQELYISQTTLKTVLSDIKKQLALYGISLTSNSKCVQLQGKEADIRHFIMDYFFVNSFNESMYAMVENSFLDDVNFAEITIFVLDACRDAKLKLSDFVMHNLVLHIALMVQRIHSGNQLEGFPISEDIQESIEYQVALNILNRVEEAMGIHFPKEEANYIALHLKVKHSVSDAVLACGHEDSLSRHLRQCIEKAAWQTGMKFQGDHQLLNGLRAHMLPLTTRLENKIPLTNPLTNDVKSNYPEVFALTKSAFSQMPELASYQVCDDEWAYIVLHVLAAIERYSNRNKLRVLVVCATGYGSAMMLKNRLEKEFKGRLKIVDVVSYYEISEKALHTIDLIISSISLSQMLFLTPVITVSVLLSEQNIEEIRQFIGDKERLVKDDISLNKMTLKEAEKIAKAVFKEKAVLYFEEPLTKEQALKTMIHCLEEASHANFIQDFQEQVKLRESYSSIVYGDVLAFPHPASPRTYTEQVVVAVCKDPIYWDKDHQEVRFIFLLSPSKGTNGHLKYISPSLVSFVNAPKLQKQFMQEPTYQHLITLFTTIMTEL is encoded by the coding sequence ATGCTATCTAAAAAAGAAATGGCCATAGTAGCATTTTTACTCAGCCGAGAAAGAAGTTATGTTTCCAGTGGCACACTAGCCAATGAGCTAGGATCTAGTGACCGTACCATTAGAAAATACCTAAAGAATATTATTGCTATCTTACCAGAATATGGGGCGAGAATTAATTCCAAACAAGGCTATGGCTATTGCATGACAATAGAGCGGCCTATGGAGTTTGATATGTTTTGGCAAGAAACCATAAGAACAAAGAAAAGACTTGATGATGTTACACAGCTAGAAGAAGCTGTTGATAGAGAGTATTACCTTTTAAACAAACTATGTTTTGAAGATGCCGTTCAAGATTTTGCTAGCCTTTGTCAAGAACTATACATCAGTCAGACAACCTTAAAAACAGTACTAAGTGACATCAAAAAACAATTAGCCCTATATGGGATTAGCTTAACTAGTAATAGTAAATGTGTGCAGTTACAGGGCAAAGAAGCAGATATTAGGCATTTTATTATGGACTACTTTTTTGTCAATAGTTTTAATGAGTCTATGTATGCCATGGTGGAAAATAGTTTTCTTGATGATGTGAACTTTGCTGAAATTACCATTTTTGTCTTAGATGCTTGCCGGGATGCCAAACTCAAATTATCAGACTTTGTCATGCATAATTTAGTTTTACACATTGCTTTAATGGTCCAACGGATTCACTCTGGAAATCAGCTGGAAGGTTTTCCAATTTCTGAAGACATCCAAGAGTCTATTGAATACCAAGTGGCATTGAACATTTTAAATAGGGTTGAAGAAGCAATGGGAATACATTTTCCCAAAGAAGAAGCCAATTATATTGCTCTACACTTAAAAGTAAAACACTCCGTTAGTGATGCTGTTCTTGCTTGTGGTCATGAGGATAGTTTGTCTCGTCATTTGCGCCAATGTATTGAAAAAGCAGCCTGGCAAACAGGTATGAAATTTCAAGGAGATCATCAGTTACTCAATGGTCTTAGAGCACATATGTTGCCTTTAACAACGCGACTAGAAAACAAGATTCCGTTAACTAATCCTTTAACAAATGATGTTAAAAGCAATTACCCCGAAGTTTTTGCTTTAACCAAATCTGCATTTTCACAGATGCCAGAATTAGCCTCTTATCAAGTCTGTGATGACGAATGGGCCTATATTGTCCTTCATGTTCTAGCAGCCATTGAACGCTATTCTAACAGAAATAAATTAAGGGTCCTGGTTGTTTGTGCTACTGGTTACGGTAGTGCCATGATGTTAAAAAATCGACTCGAAAAAGAATTCAAAGGCAGATTGAAAATTGTAGATGTGGTCAGCTATTATGAAATAAGCGAAAAAGCTCTTCACACAATTGACTTAATTATTTCATCGATTAGCCTGTCACAAATGCTGTTTTTGACACCTGTTATTACGGTTAGTGTCTTATTGTCTGAACAAAATATAGAGGAAATTCGTCAGTTTATTGGTGACAAAGAACGGCTTGTCAAAGATGACATCTCTCTAAACAAGATGACACTTAAAGAGGCAGAAAAAATTGCCAAGGCTGTTTTCAAGGAAAAGGCTGTTCTTTATTTTGAAGAGCCTCTAACAAAAGAGCAAGCCCTCAAAACCATGATTCATTGTTTGGAAGAAGCAAGTCATGCGAACTTTATTCAAGACTTTCAAGAGCAAGTCAAACTGAGAGAAAGTTATAGTTCTATTGTTTATGGCGATGTTTTAGCCTTTCCTCATCCTGCCAGTCCAAGAACATATACTGAGCAGGTTGTTGTTGCTGTTTGTAAAGACCCTATTTATTGGGATAAAGACCATCAAGAAGTGAGATTTATCTTTTTATTATCCCCCTCAAAAGGTACAAATGGGCATTTAAAATATATCTCACCTAGCTTAGTGAGCTTTGTCAATGCCCCAAAACTTCAAAAACAGTTCATGCAAGAGCCAACTTATCAACACCTCATAACACTATTTACCACAATTATGACAGAATTATAG
- a CDS encoding TIGR03943 family putative permease subunit, translating to MIRFLVLAAYFELTMYLQLSGKLDQYINIKYSYLAYISMALSFLLALVQLYTWMKNIKVHSHLHGKLAKVTSPMILIIPVFIGLLVPTVSLDSTTVSAKGYHFPLAAGTSTTGLSDDGARVQYLKPDTSLYFTKSAYQREMHKELQAFKGNQPVKITTQNYMQIMELIYLYPDDFANRDIEYTGFVYREPGHDDSQFLFRFGIIHCIADSGVYGLLTKGGKANYPNNTWLTVKGKIHTEYHKALDQNLPVLEIESVHQTQKPDNPYVYRVF from the coding sequence ATGATTCGTTTTCTAGTTTTAGCAGCCTATTTTGAATTAACCATGTACTTGCAATTATCTGGCAAATTGGATCAGTATATCAATATTAAATACTCTTATTTGGCATATATTTCTATGGCCTTATCCTTTCTATTAGCACTTGTTCAACTATATACGTGGATGAAAAATATTAAGGTACACAGTCACTTGCATGGGAAATTAGCGAAAGTAACCAGCCCTATGATTCTAATCATTCCTGTTTTTATTGGCTTATTAGTCCCTACGGTAAGTCTTGACTCAACAACTGTTTCTGCTAAAGGCTACCATTTTCCACTTGCAGCAGGAACCAGTACAACTGGTCTGAGTGATGACGGTGCTAGAGTACAATACCTTAAACCAGATACTTCCTTATATTTTACAAAGTCAGCCTATCAGCGGGAAATGCATAAGGAATTGCAAGCCTTCAAGGGCAATCAACCTGTCAAAATAACCACTCAAAATTACATGCAAATTATGGAATTGATTTACCTTTACCCAGATGACTTTGCTAATCGTGATATTGAATATACTGGTTTTGTCTATAGAGAACCCGGTCATGATGATTCTCAATTCCTCTTTAGATTTGGTATCATTCATTGTATTGCCGACTCCGGAGTCTACGGTCTTTTAACAAAAGGGGGCAAAGCAAACTATCCAAACAACACTTGGCTTACTGTTAAGGGGAAAATTCATACAGAATACCATAAAGCCCTAGATCAAAACTTGCCAGTCTTAGAAATTGAAAGTGTTCATCAAACGCAAAAACCTGACAATCCTTATGTCTATCGTGTTTTTTAA
- a CDS encoding permease translates to MSVFSQLPASVLQWFAIFLSIIIEALPFVLLGTIFSGAIEVFVTPDRVQHYLPKGKVARILFGTFVGFVFPSCECGIIPIINRFLEKKVPSYTAIPFLATAPIINPIVLFATYSAFGNSLRFLFLRLLGAIVVAVALGILLAFFADDTILKETASPMHYHDYSSDSFWKKVYLALVHAIDEFFDAGRYLIFGSLIASAMQIYVPTRVLTTIGHSPLTAILIMMLLAFILSLCSEADAFIGASLLSTFGVTPVLAFLLIGPMVDIKNLMMMAKSFKKTFIVQFVGVSTSIIIVYCLLVGVMG, encoded by the coding sequence ATGTCAGTGTTTTCACAACTTCCTGCCAGTGTCTTACAGTGGTTTGCCATTTTCTTGTCAATTATTATTGAGGCACTGCCATTTGTTCTTCTTGGCACTATTTTTTCTGGTGCAATTGAAGTCTTTGTTACACCAGACCGTGTTCAGCATTATTTGCCAAAAGGAAAAGTCGCAAGAATTCTTTTTGGAACCTTTGTTGGTTTTGTTTTTCCTTCCTGTGAATGTGGGATTATTCCCATCATCAACCGTTTTTTGGAGAAGAAAGTTCCCAGCTACACTGCGATTCCATTTTTAGCGACAGCTCCGATTATTAATCCAATTGTACTTTTTGCCACCTATTCTGCTTTTGGAAACTCCCTAAGATTTCTCTTTTTGAGGTTATTGGGTGCTATTGTTGTTGCAGTTGCTCTTGGTATCTTACTTGCCTTTTTTGCAGATGACACTATTTTAAAAGAAACAGCTAGTCCCATGCATTATCATGACTATTCTTCAGATTCCTTTTGGAAAAAAGTTTATTTGGCACTTGTTCATGCTATTGACGAGTTTTTTGATGCAGGTCGGTATTTGATTTTTGGAAGTTTAATTGCTTCTGCTATGCAAATCTATGTTCCTACTCGCGTTTTAACGACTATCGGTCATAGCCCTCTGACAGCTATCTTAATTATGATGCTTTTAGCCTTTATTCTCTCACTGTGTAGTGAAGCTGATGCCTTTATTGGAGCATCTTTATTATCTACTTTTGGTGTCACCCCTGTTTTAGCCTTTCTATTAATTGGACCAATGGTTGACATTAAAAACCTTATGATGATGGCTAAATCCTTTAAGAAGACCTTTATTGTTCAGTTCGTTGGAGTATCAACAAGTATTATTATTGTCTATTGTTTACTAGTGGGGGTGATGGGATGA
- a CDS encoding DUF3284 domain-containing protein, with the protein MIIRKEVDVSRNQLFKAISLSLMEDYHQNTLTHLQPEQLREGLTYIKHYGKNNQHNVRVTVTAFEAPKKYAACFSSNRGLKQLSYRLEDLGHQKTAIVYEFEMISEDIFQKANQFLMQILLKKSLQKQTQAQLQALVNYAKTMV; encoded by the coding sequence ATGATTATTAGAAAAGAAGTGGATGTTTCAAGGAATCAACTGTTTAAAGCCATTAGCTTATCGTTGATGGAGGACTATCATCAAAATACTTTGACACACTTGCAACCTGAGCAGTTACGAGAAGGTTTGACTTACATTAAACATTATGGAAAGAACAATCAACATAATGTTCGTGTCACAGTAACAGCATTTGAAGCTCCCAAAAAGTATGCAGCTTGTTTTAGTTCAAACCGTGGACTTAAACAATTAAGTTACCGTTTAGAGGATTTAGGACATCAAAAAACGGCTATTGTCTATGAATTTGAGATGATCTCAGAAGATATTTTTCAGAAGGCCAATCAATTTTTAATGCAGATTCTCTTGAAAAAAAGTTTACAAAAGCAAACACAAGCTCAACTTCAAGCTCTAGTTAACTATGCCAAAACAATGGTCTAA